From the Erythrolamprus reginae isolate rEryReg1 chromosome Z, rEryReg1.hap1, whole genome shotgun sequence genome, one window contains:
- the LOC139153193 gene encoding vomeronasal type-2 receptor 26-like: MSHLIYHFYQTLFKQHPFINLYDSPIVITKFYQHVLSLVFAVKKINEDPQTLPNITLGFHIYDSYHNPRMTSRTNLDLLFKSQEFVPNYKCDSQKNLMTIIGGLGSDTSTNIAEVAGFYKIPQLTYGSLAQEEFQTRKRSSLYFMVPKEEHQYVGIIQLLHHFRWTWIGIFTLNNSNGERFLQKMQPILSQNGICSSFVQRLSQLIDIEHFAKIYYIVSRISTNLKNSNTTTFLVHGESVIIMLLRAITLFEDPENKQTALFRKVWILTAQIDFVLSGFQINWDLQMYNGAISFTVHSRAVVDFKEFLQTIKPHSGCRDGFLQDVWEQSFDCSFSKSVAQDMSNRQCLGEKKLEDLPGTLFEMEMIGQSYSIYNAVYAVVHALQALFISGFNKKKTTMGKKTDLPPLQPWQLHPFLHGISFNNSAGEKVSLNEKREVMGGFDIINFITFPNRSIQRVRVGRINPSSPIGKELLINEDLIVWHPAFNQVLPICVCNDHCSPGYWKKEAEGKQFCCYDCVPCAEEKISNEKDMDDCFECSEDHYPNEEKKGCIMKMLAFLHFGGTLGIGLTSAALCFFFLTSWILGIFIKHRDTPLVKANNRSLTYTLLVSLLFCFLSSLLFLSQPDKMTCLLRQPTFGITFSVAISTVLAKTITVVMAFMATKPGSQMRKWVGKRLAFYIVLSCSLFQLCICILWLSTSSPFPELDMHSELQEMILQCNEWSTLFFYYVLGYMGILAIASFTVAFLARKLPDSFNEAKFITFSMLAFCSVWISFFPAYLSTKGKAMVAVEVFSILASSAALLGCIFLPKCYIIILRPELNHREQLIKRM; encoded by the exons TGTAATAACCAAATTCTACCAACACGTCCTTTCCTTGGTCTTTGCTGTGAAGAAGATCAATGAGGACCCCCAGACCTTACCTAACATCACTCTTGGATTCCACATCTATGACAGTTACCATAATCCAAGGATGACCTCTCGCACCAATCTAGACCTGCTTTTCAAATCCCAGGAGTTTGTCCCAAACTATAAATGTGATAGCCAGAAGAATCTGATGACTATCATTGGGGGATTAGGTTCTGATACATCAACTAATATAGCTGAAGTTGCAGGTTTCTACAAGATTCCACAG CTGACATATGGTTCATTAGCCCAAGAGGAGTTTCAGACCAGGAAGCGATCTTCACTTTATTTCATGGTCCCAAAAGAGGAGCATCAATATGTTGGGATTATACAACTGCTTCATCATTTCAGGTGGACATGGATTGGGATTTTTACTCTGAATAACAGCAATGGAGAACGTTTCTTACAGAAAATGCAGCCCATACTTTCACAAAATGGAATCTGTTCATCGTTCGTACAAAGGCTTTCACAACTAATCGACATAGAACACTTTGCAAAAATTTATTACATAGTCTCAAGGATTTCCACTAATTTGAAGAATAGCAACACCACCACATTTCTTGTCCATGGAGAATCAGTTATAATTATGTTGCTCAGAGCGATCACACTTTTTGAAGATCCTGAAAATAAGCAAACTGCCTTATTTAGAAAAGTGTGGATCTTGACAGCACAGATTGATTTTGTGCTTTCTGGCTTTCAAATCAATTGGGATCTCCAGATGTACAATGGGGCTATTTCTTTCACTGTTCATTCAAGAGCAGTTGTAGATTTCAAGGAGTTTCTTCAGACCATCAAGCCTCATTCAGGTTGCAGAGATGGGTTTCTGCAAGACGTTTGGGAACAATCCTTTGATTGTTCATTCTCAAAATCAGTGGCACAAGATATGTCCAATAGGCAGTGCCTGGGAGAGAAGAAACTGGAGGATCTTCCTGGGACTCTGTTTGAAATGGAAATGATTGGCCAAAGCTACAGCATCTACAATGCTGTTTATGCTGTGGTTCATGCTTTGCAAGCACTATTCATATCGGGGTtcaataagaaaaaaacaacGATGGGTAAAAAAACTGATCTTCCACCTCTGCAGCCTTGGCAG CTCCATCCATTTCTCCATGGCATTTCTTTTAACAATTCAGCTGGAGAAAAAGTTTCCCTGAATGAAAAAAGGGAAGTAATGGGTGGATTTGATATCATCAACTTCATCACATTTCCAAATCGATCTATTCAAAGAGTTCGAGTTGGAAGAATAAATCCAAGTTCACCAATAGGCAAAGAATTATTGATTAATGAAGATTTGATTGTCTGGCATCCAGCTTTTAATCAG GTTCTTCCAATTTGTGTGTGCAATGACCATTGCTCCCCTGGTTACTGGAAGAAGGAGGCTGAAGGAAAACAATTCTGTTGCTATGACTGTGTTCCCTGTGCAGAAGAGAAGATTTCAAATGAAAAGG ACATGGATGACTGTTTTGAATGTTCAGAAGATCATTATCCgaatgaagaaaagaaaggatgtaTTATGAAAATGCTTGCCTTTCTACATTTTGGAGGAACCTTAGGAATTGGTTTAACCTCAGCAGctctctgtttcttcttcttgACATCTTGGATACTTGGAATTTTTATTAAGCACAGGGATACTCcccttgtcaaagccaacaaccggtcCCTCACCTACACTTTACTTgtctctcttctgttctgttttctctcctctttGCTCTTTCTCAGCCAACCTGACAAAATGACTTGCCTTCTCCGGCAACCAACTTTTGGCATCACTTTCTCAGTGGCCATTTCTACTGtactggccaaaaccatcactgtAGTTATGGCTTTCATGGCCACTAAACCAGGGTCTCAGATGAGGAAGTGGGTGGGGAAAAGATTGGCTTTTTATATTGTCCTTTCCTGCTCTCTTTTCCAGCTATGTATTTGTATTCTTTGGTTGTCAACATCTTCCCCATTCCCTGAATTGGACATGCACTCAGAGCTCCAAGAAATGATTTTACAGTGCAATGAGTGGTCAACTCTCTTCTTCTACTATGTCCTGGGCTACATGGGTATCTTGGCTATTGCCAGCTTTACTGTGGCTTTCCTTGCCCGTAAATTACCCGAcagctttaatgaagccaagttcatcacTTTCAGCATGTTGGCGTTTTGCAGCGTTTGGATCTCCTTCTTTCCAGCCTATCTGAGCACAAAAGGAAAAGCCATGGTAGCTGTggaggtcttctccatcttggcctccagtgctgcATTACTAGGATGCATATTTTTGCCAAAATGCTACATCATTATTTTGCGTCCTGAGCTAAACCACCGAGAACAACTTATAAAGAGAATGTAG